In a single window of the Papaver somniferum cultivar HN1 chromosome 8, ASM357369v1, whole genome shotgun sequence genome:
- the LOC113306126 gene encoding uncharacterized protein LOC113306126, whose translation MDDFDDDFGQYMKGEHDVDLFPEEEVFTPVDPSKMEVKTRFANKEAFKKHLRGYCVLNKCQYILDRSAPSRIKAECRFETEHDCPWFVYASKKEGEKTFVLRKVNLEHKCEGDPQNRNRSVDPHFVKDFVLDQMKNKPKKVVPDPYKIKEDFLAEKRVNIPYQCAWKARNLVLESLYVNYKESYNEVPAFCKMFTKCNDGSVAKFTFDTVNNTFESMTLSFEPAMKGWRKACRGVIGLDACHLTGEYGGVLMAATALDGQNGLVMLGIMVCRAETKENWIIFLKHLKDAILAHPVKVAFISDRQKGLLEAVGIVFPGHAVSALHSIRPQWRKYCSDYYSVENYKATYAPTFAPLDDKSEWVQPNMNKKILNPPHSRKPGRPKSKRVRSYDEPRVEKTKRRCGKCGNVTNHNKRTCAGGEVGSNPTAKRQRTECDAQSFTFSNIEPSQTTGVRGAAKSNKKKRTASFVGECFTGPGSQPLATPSSTPASTTPMSLPSIAPSSTPPSTINNLYQNFFDIGSVSQNIKQGKGRGNGKAKKK comes from the exons ATGGATgactttgatgatgattttggtcaGTACATGAAGGGTGAGCATGATGTAGATCTTTTccctgaagaagaagtttttactCCAGTAGATCCTAGCAAAATGGAGGTAAAAACTAGATTTGCAAATAAGGAAGCATTTAAGAAACATCTCAGGGGTTATTGTGTTCTTAATAAGTGTCAATATATTTTGGATAGAAGTGCTCCCTCTAGAATTAAGGCTGAGTGTAGGTTTGAAACAGAACATGATTGTCCTTGGTTTGTGTATGCTAGCAAGAAAGAGGGTGAGAAGACTTTTGTTCTTAGGAAAGTGAATTTGGAACATAAGTGTGAAGGGGATCCCCAAAATAGGAATAGATCTGTTGATCCTCATTTTGTAAAGGATTTTGTTCTTGATCAGATGAAGAATAAGCCTAAAAAAGTTGTTCCAGACCCTTATAAAATCAAGGAAGACTTCTTAGCTGAAAAGAGAGTAAATATACCATATCAGTGTGCATGGAAGGCTAGGAATCTAGTTTTAGAGTCATTATATGTGAACTATAAAGAAAGTTACAATGAAGTACCAGCATTCTGCAAGATGTTTACTAAATGCAATGATGGGTCTGTTGCTAAGTTCACTTTTGACACAGTGAATAACACCTTTGAAAGCATGACACTCTCATTTGAACCTGCAATGAAGGGTTGGCGAAAAGCATGCAGGGGAGTTATAGGGCTTGATGCCTGCCATCTAACAGGGGAATATGGGGGAGTATTGATGGCTGCAACTGCACTTGATGGACAAAATGGGTTAGTAATGTTAGGAATTATGGTATGCAGAGCTGAAACAAAGGAAaattggatcatttttttgaagcatttgaagGATGCAATATTAGCACATCCAGTGAAAGTGGCTTTCATTTCAGATAGGCAAAAAGGTTTATTGGAAGCTGTTGGTATAGTGTTCCCTGGCCATGCAGTGAGTGCATTGCATAGCATAAGGCCACAATGGAGAaa GTACTGCAGTGATTACTATTCAGTGGAGAACTATAAGGCCACATATGCACCAACTTTTGCACCACTAGATGATAAAAGTGAATGGGTCCAG CCAAACATGAACAAGAAGATCTTGAACCCTCCTCACAGTAGGAAACCAGGAAGACCCAAGAGCAAGAGGGTAAGAAGTTATGATGAACCTCGTGTtgagaagacaaaaaggaggtgtGGGAAATGTGGAAATGTTACTAACCACAACAAAAGAACATGTGCTGGTGGTGAAGTGGGATCTAATCCAACTGCAAAGAGGCAAAGGACTGAATGTGATGCACAAAGCTTCACCTTCAGCAACATAGAGCCAAGTCAGACCACCGGAGTTAGGGGTGCAGCTAAgtcaaacaagaagaagagaacggCATCATTTGTTGGTGAATGTTTTACAGGGCCTGGCAGTCAGCCTTTGGCAACACCATCTTCTACTCCAGCTTCCACAACACCTATGAGTCTGCCATCTATAGCACCATCTTCTACTCCACCCTCTACAATAAATAACCTTTATCAGAACTTCTTTGACATTGGATCTGTATCTCAGAATATAAAACAAGGAAAGGGAAGGGGAAATGGAAAGGCTAAgaagaaatga
- the LOC113303300 gene encoding DNA replication complex GINS protein SLD5-like — MASASDEGLGFGSEDIDALISALPTEVELLKRAWRNEKASPEILQFQDDVVRNARVQIQNMEHTVEAYAGNGQDALTVSLYQMDLDRTEFLLRSYLRTRLQKIEKYMIHISKTELWNRLSKPEQEFAKRCKENMENHLKQSVLSRLPFGYQDFLKQSISSEEDDMVPEPQLDTFVFCKSKGSVGSFQLDAVGDEVVDLIADDLYVLRYKSIKPLVETGQIDLV; from the exons ATGGCGTCTGCTTCAGATGAAGGTTTGGGTTTTGGAAGTGAAGATATCGATGCGTTGATTTCAGCTCTTCCAACTGAAGTGGAGCTTTTGAAGCGCGCATGGAGAAACGAGAAAGCTTCTCCTGAAATTCTTCAATTTCAGGACGATGTAGTAAGAAATGCCAGAGTCCAAATTCAAAATATG GAACATACTGTGGAAGCATATGCCGGAAATGGTCAGGATGCACTCACGGTATCACTTTATCAGATGGACTTGGACAGGACGGAGTTTTTATTGAGATCGTATCTTCGAACTCGCCTTCAAAAG ATCGAGAAGTACATGATACACATTTCGAAAACTGAATTATGGAATCGGCTTTCTAAACCTGAACAAGAGTTTGCGAAAAG ATGTAAGGAAAATATGGAAAATCATCTGAAGCAAAGTGTTTTATCACGATTGCCTTTTGGCTACCAGGATTTTCTTAAGCAATCTATATCAAGTGAAGAGGATGATATGG TTCCAGAGCCGCAGCTGGACACATTTGTCTTCTGCAAAAGCAAGGGGTCTGTTGGATCATTTCAGCTTGATGCCGT TGGAGATGAGGTTGTAGACCTAATTGCTGATGATCTGTATGTCCTAAGATACAAGTCAATAAAGCCACTTGTAGAAACGGGGCAGATTGACCTTGTTTGA